The nucleotide sequence TTTCGCAGCCCGATAGCGGCGAGCAGGCTCTTGAAATTACTGAGCATCTGATTAGTAGCGGTGCCTTGGACATTATCGTGATCGACTCCGTGGCTGCTCTCGTGCCCCGTGCCGAGTTGGAAGGCGAAATGGGTGACAGCAAGATGGGCCTCCAGGCGCGTCTGATGTCGCAGGCTTTACGTAAGCTTACCGGTGTCATCAGCAAAACGGGTTGCTGCTGCATCTTCATCAACCAGCTGCGTGAAAAGATTGGGGTTATGTTTGGCAATCCCGAAACCACTACGGGGGGTAATGCCCTGAAATACTACTGCTCCGTTCGTCTCGACATCCGGCGCGTGGGTCAGATTAAGGAGAGCGCCGATAATATCCTGGGGAACCGTACCCGTGTGAAAGTGGTCAAAAACAAACTGGCTCCTCCTTTCAAAGTGATTGAGTTCGATATCATGTACGGTGAGGGAATTTCCAAGGCCGGTGAAATTATCGACCTGGCCGTTGAACTGGATATCGTCAAAAAATCAGGTTCCTGGTTTAGTTATGATGGGAATCGCCTGGGTCAAGGCCGTGACGCGGTCAAGTCCCTGATCAAGGACAATCCCGAACTGATGGAAGAACTGGAAAATAAAATTAAAGCCAAGGTAAGTGGAGACCCCGAAGTACTGGTAGACACTAGCGAACCTAACATAGTGGACGAAGGCTCGCCCGAATAATTTTTTTTCATTACTGGCTTTCAGATTCCGTATTTGAAGGTACCTCAAGCAGCAATGCCCCGCTCGACCGAGCGGGGCATTGCTGCTTGAGGTACTAGTGGTTAGAGAATTAATAAATGACAATTCCCTAAAATGTGAGGGCTAAACTCTCTAAATGTTTGGAATGCGAGTCAAAATGGCTTTCCGTTATCATCATCATCGTCGTCATCGAAGTCAAAGCCATAAGTGTCATCGTCGTCATCTTCTGCTCCCGGCCCGGAGAACATGCTACTCACCAAATCCTTGAAATGGGTACCTTTGTCAAGAGCCTGTTTCCCAATGAGCGAGTACTCAGCCATCCCGTGCAGGGCAAACTCCATCATAAAGAGTTTTTCTTCTTTTGGCAGGCGCGCGGTAAATTCATCTACAAAATCGTCAAGTCCTTCGATAGTTTTTAGACGCGCCTCATACTCGCGATTGGTCATATCACTCATCAGATCCATTTCATTATTGGCTCCAAACCAGTCGGTGATTTTGGCAAATGGATTCCGCTTCGATTTCTTTGCTTTTTCAGGATTAGGGAAAAAATTCAGGAATTGGGTACGGATCGCTTTGCCAATCAGATTCTGCGCCACAATAACAGGCCCCTCTACTTCCCCTTCGTACACCAGCTCGACCTTGCCACAGATGGCAGGCACTACCCCGTATAAATCAGAAATGCGAACGTAGGTATCTTTTTCGCTGTTGAGCAACGCCCGACGTTCGGCTGCACTCAGTAAACTTTCATAGGCCGAAATCGTCATCCGCGCCGAAACCCCACTCTTACTATCCACGTACTCGCTCTCGCGTGCCTCAAAGGCGATCTGCTCGATCAGAGTCTTCACAAGTTGGTTCGTACGCACCATACCCTTTTGCTCCGGCTTCACGTGCGCTTCCTGTTCGGTGATCTTCTGGCCCGTTTCCAGGCTTTTAGGATAGTGCGTTACAATCTGGCTGTCAATCCGGTCTTTCAGAGGCGTCACGATGCTACCCCGGTTGGTATAATCCTCAGGGTTAGCCGTGAACACAAACTGGATGTCCAGTGGCAGCCGCAGTTTGAAGCCGCGAATCTGGATATCACCTTCCTGCAGAATATTGAACAAAGCTACCTGGATGCGAGCCTGCAGATCAGGCAATTCGTTGATAACAAAAATTCCCCGATGCGAACGCGGAATCAGCCCAAAGTGAATGACGCGTTCGTCGGAATAGGGTAGCTTAAGAGTAGCAGCCTTGATCGGGTCCACATCCCCGATCAGGTCGGCCACCGACACATCGGGAGTAGCCAGTTTTTCGGTATAGCGTTCGGAGCGGTGCATCCAGGCCACAGGCGTGCTATCTCCCTTTTCTTCTACAATATCCTTGGCTACCCGGGACAAGGGGGCCAGGGGATCGTCATTCAGGTCAGTACCCGGAATGTAGGGAATATACTCATCGAGCAGGTTGACCATCATCCGGGCAATCCGGGTTTTGGCCTGTCCGCGTAAACCCAGCAAATTGATGTTGTGCATCGATAGTATGGCGCGCTCCACATCGGGAATCACAGTGTCTTCATAGCCCCAGATGCCAGGAAATACTTCTTCTTTCCGGCGGATTTTTTCAATTAAATTGTCTCGGAGTTCCTGTTTAATGGTTTTGGGACGATAGCCCGCCGATTTCAGCTCGCCCAACGTATCAATAGTCTTTCGCTGCTTCGCAGTCAGATCAGGATAATTCATGTATGAATGGTAAAAGAAGGAAAATGTACCCTAGTCTAACAACCGGGCGAATGAAATGGTTTGGCATTACATGCCATAAAACAGCATCAGAAGGCGTTCGAAAAACCGCTGTGGTAAAAGAATTCGTAGCCAGATAGCAGTTTTCTGTAGTATAGGTCCCACGGTGTAATGAAGGCGGGGACTAGGGGTCTCAATAATCCGGGCGATCGCTTTGGCGATGACAATAGGCTTGTCGGCATTACTCACCTCTTCTTTGATCTGACGGTGTACCTTGGCAAAATTGTGAGCATATACCGAATTTTTCTGTAGACTTGCCACGAGTCGGTTCTGATTGATGCTGGTTGCAATGTCACCAGGCAAGAGGCTGCACACATGGATATTGAACTCTTTCAATTCCATACTTAAGGATTCCGTCAGAGCATCCAGAGAGGCCTTGGTGGCACTGTATATTCCCCGGAAAGGCAAACCAATTTCTGCCGCAATCGAACTGATATTCAGGATCAGGCCGTGTCCCTGCTTACGAAAAATAGGAATGACCCTACGACAAATACGCAAAGCTCCCATTACGTTGGTATTGAACACCTGATAAATTAGTTCGTCGGTGGTCTCTTCGAGCGGACCCACAATCCCCAAACCGGCATTATTGATCAGTACGTCGAGTCTGCCTGCGCGTTCCAGTACTTCCTCCACCGCTTCCCGCACCGAGTCTTCACTTGTAACATCCATGCATACCCATTCAAAATGTGCCTCCTGCGGCTGAGTTCGGCTAGATCCGAATACGCGGTACCCCAAGCCTGAAAGGTATTCGGCCGCGCTGTGGCCAATACCTGAAGAAGCACCGGTAATCAGGATGACTTTTGAACTGGTTGACATTGGTTATGGGTAAGTGGGCTACCCATAAAAACCCATGGCCCGAAGAGTTAGGCCATGGGTTTCCAGGGTTAAAGGTATGGCTTATCGGGCATAGGCCACGGAACGCATCTCGCGGATAACGGTGATTTTGATCTGGCCGGGATACTGCATCTCCTTCTCTATTTTTTGCGAAATATCGAATGAAAGCAGGCTGGCTTTCTCATCGGTCACATTTTCGGCATCCACTATTACCCGTATTTCGCGTCCGGCCTGAATAGCGTAGCATTTTTCCACTCCCTCAAATGAAGTCGCCAGATTTTCCAGGTCACGCAGGCGCTTAATGTACGATTCCATCATCTCACGCCGGGCGCCCGGCCGTGAACCCGAGATTGCATCGCATACCTGAATGATGGGCGAAATGATGCTGGTTTTTTCGATTTCGTCATGGTGCGCCCCAATCGCATTACAGACTTCGGGATGTTCTTTGTATTTCTTGGCAAGTTCCATGCCTAGCAAGGCGTGTGGCATATCTGACTCTTCGTGCCATACTTTCCCAATATCGTGCAGAAGTCCCGCCCGCTTGGCTAGTTTCGCATTCAGTCCCAGTTCCGAGGCCATGGTTGCGCATAACTTGGCCACTTCGCGGGAGTGCTGCAATAGATTTTGCCCGTATGACGACCGGAATCGCATCCGGCCAATCATCTTCACCAATTCGGGGTGTAGGCCGTGAACGCCCATATCGATAACCGTACGTTCGCCGATTTCGATAATCTCATCCTCGATATTCTTACGGGTTTTGGCCACCACCTCCTCGATGCGGGCGGGGTGAATACGGCCATCCTGAACCAGACGGTGCAGCGACAACCGCGCAATTTCCCGGCGTACCGGATCGAAGCCCGAAATTACGATGGCCTCCGGGGTATCATCCACAATAATTTCCACGCCCGTGGCAGCTTCTAAAGCACGGATGTTCCGGCCTTCCCGACCAATGATCTTCCCTTTGATGTCGTCATTTTCGATATTGAAAACGGAAACACAGTTCTCAATGGCATGTTCGGCCGCTGTCCGCTGGATGGTTTCGATCACGATTTTCTTCGCCTCTTTGGTAGCGGTCAATCGCGACTCCTCCATCACATTTTTTATGTGGGAAGCGGCCCTAGTTTCGGCTTCAGCGCGCAGTGCCTCTACGAGTTGATCGCGTGCTTCTGCGGCGGTGAGATTGGCAATTTTTTCCAACTGGGTCACTTGCTGGTTCAGCATGCGCTCGGCTTCTTCCCGGCGCTTGGTAGCAGTTTCTGTTTGCTGGGCAAGAGCGTTTTTCTGGGCTTCCAGTTCGTTTTCGCGGCGCTTGTTCTGCTCCATCAGCTGCGAGATGTTTTGCTCGCGCTGTTTAAGCTTCTGCTCGTTGGATTGCAGGATACCCCGCTTCTTATTGGCTTCTTCCTCAAATTCCTCCTTTAATCGCAGGTACTTTTCTTTAGCTTCTAAAATCCGGTCTTTCTTAACATTTTCAGCACTCAGTTCGGCATTGCGAAGAATTTCGGCAGCTCTGGCCTGTGCTTCCTGCTCTATTTTGGCGGAAGACTTTTGAAAGAGCGTTTTAGCGATAAAAAAACCGACTGCCAGGGCACTGGCAATGGCAATTAGCATCCATACATATTGTGGCATGACTCATTCCTGTTAACTAGGTGGTTTACGACTGCTGACCTACCCTATACAGGCAATTTATGCACGAAATGGCTCCAATGAAACGATTGTTCTGAGAATAGTTTTACAAACCTACAAGGGCTTCAGAAATGGTAGAATCCAGGTCATCCATCCGGTCTTCGAGGGCAGCTATAAGTTTATTGAGCTGGTCCTGCGCCCTTTGTAGGGCCACCATGCAGTCCACCGATGACAGGGCGACGGCTTCGAGAGGGCCGTGGCCCTTAGCTTCGTGCAACTTTATTTTGTGCATAAAAACTTCATATCCTTCACGGTACATCGACTCCTGCTCAGTGGGCACACTGAGGTTGAAGCCCTTGTCCATGATCTTGATGAATACCGTCGAATACGATTTGGGTCTGATATCATCCATTACAGGGTGTCCTCAAGTATTTCTATGCACTTATCAATCTCAACTATATATCGTTCTACTGAATCTTTCAGTTCGGCTAAACCGTCTGTGGGTGTCAGCTTATTACTGACAATCTTAGCGAAATTTTTAGATTTATTAAAATCTTTTTGTACTAAACTGTACTTTTTCCGGATTTGTTTTAACTCGTCCTCCAGCTGCTTATTGGCAGCCCGGAGTTCAGTATTTTCCCGTTCAAGCTTCAGCAAATCCCACTTTTGCTTGTTCTTGATGGCAATCAGGTGTTTTAGCTTCTCCCTGACGTTGTTCAACTTTACATTTAAACTATGAATCGGATAAACGGGCATCGTACAGGGTTACTTTCGGATAATGGCGCCTAACTCCTTCTCGAAAGAAGCCATCAGGCGTTGCATGGTTTTATCAATTACTTTGTCGGTCAGCGTTTGGCGGGGGTCCTGCAGGATAAAGCTCAGTGCATAGGCTTTCTTACCTGCCAACGATTCGCCCTCATACACATCAAACACATTCACCTCCTGCAGCAACTGCCGCTCAGTGCGGTAAGCTACCTGCCGCAGTGAATCGAAACTTATAGCTTTATCCAACACCAGCGATAAGTCACGACGTACCTCGGGAAATTTGGACACTTCCTGAAACTGCACTCCCTGACCGTATTGCCTGAGGATATAATCCCAGTCGAAATCGGCCCACCAAACCGGGGCTTTCAAGCCCACACTTCTGGTCAAAGTGGGCTGCACGAGCCCCATATTCACCAGATTCTTTTTATTCAAACTCAACGCTACGCCCGACTGGAACACCTTCGTACTCAAAGTTAATGTTTCGCCTACACTTACCCGCATCACGGCCAGAATCCGGCTCACCTGCCCAGCCAAATCATGAAACTGCACCGGCCTGCTTTTTTCCAACCAGCTTTCGGCTTGTACATCGCCCGTCATAAAAACGGATAAATGTTCTTTTTCAACGTACTTCCCGTTGATTTTGTGGTAGGTTTTCCCGAATTCGAAAAGCTTTAAGTTGCTTTGCCGCCGGTTCACATTGTAAGCCAGCGTCTCCAGTCCGGTAAACAACATGGTTTGGCGCATCACCGACAAATCCTCACTCAAATAGTTGAGCACCGGTACGGGGTCGCCACTGAGTTCCTCTGCCAGCAACGCCTGCCCACCCGGCTTAGTCAGTGAATTGTTGATGATCTCATAAAATCCGTTGGCCGCCAGTATTTCCGTGCACCGGAG is from Salmonirosea aquatica and encodes:
- the recA gene encoding recombinase RecA is translated as MAQAVDADSKLKALQTTLEKLDKTYGKGTVMRLSDSKVLDIPTISTGSLGLDLALGIGGMPRGRVVEIYGPESSGKTTLAMHCIAEAQKKGGLAAIVDAEHAFDRSYAEKLGIDTKNLLISQPDSGEQALEITEHLISSGALDIIVIDSVAALVPRAELEGEMGDSKMGLQARLMSQALRKLTGVISKTGCCCIFINQLREKIGVMFGNPETTTGGNALKYYCSVRLDIRRVGQIKESADNILGNRTRVKVVKNKLAPPFKVIEFDIMYGEGISKAGEIIDLAVELDIVKKSGSWFSYDGNRLGQGRDAVKSLIKDNPELMEELENKIKAKVSGDPEVLVDTSEPNIVDEGSPE
- a CDS encoding cell division protein ZapA; amino-acid sequence: MDDIRPKSYSTVFIKIMDKGFNLSVPTEQESMYREGYEVFMHKIKLHEAKGHGPLEAVALSSVDCMVALQRAQDQLNKLIAALEDRMDDLDSTISEALVGL
- a CDS encoding SDR family oxidoreductase translates to MSTSSKVILITGASSGIGHSAAEYLSGLGYRVFGSSRTQPQEAHFEWVCMDVTSEDSVREAVEEVLERAGRLDVLINNAGLGIVGPLEETTDELIYQVFNTNVMGALRICRRVIPIFRKQGHGLILNISSIAAEIGLPFRGIYSATKASLDALTESLSMELKEFNIHVCSLLPGDIATSINQNRLVASLQKNSVYAHNFAKVHRQIKEEVSNADKPIVIAKAIARIIETPSPRLHYTVGPILQKTAIWLRILLPQRFFERLLMLFYGM
- the rny gene encoding ribonuclease Y, giving the protein MPQYVWMLIAIASALAVGFFIAKTLFQKSSAKIEQEAQARAAEILRNAELSAENVKKDRILEAKEKYLRLKEEFEEEANKKRGILQSNEQKLKQREQNISQLMEQNKRRENELEAQKNALAQQTETATKRREEAERMLNQQVTQLEKIANLTAAEARDQLVEALRAEAETRAASHIKNVMEESRLTATKEAKKIVIETIQRTAAEHAIENCVSVFNIENDDIKGKIIGREGRNIRALEAATGVEIIVDDTPEAIVISGFDPVRREIARLSLHRLVQDGRIHPARIEEVVAKTRKNIEDEIIEIGERTVIDMGVHGLHPELVKMIGRMRFRSSYGQNLLQHSREVAKLCATMASELGLNAKLAKRAGLLHDIGKVWHEESDMPHALLGMELAKKYKEHPEVCNAIGAHHDEIEKTSIISPIIQVCDAISGSRPGARREMMESYIKRLRDLENLATSFEGVEKCYAIQAGREIRVIVDAENVTDEKASLLSFDISQKIEKEMQYPGQIKITVIREMRSVAYAR
- a CDS encoding sigma 54-interacting transcriptional regulator — encoded protein: MNYPDLTAKQRKTIDTLGELKSAGYRPKTIKQELRDNLIEKIRRKEEVFPGIWGYEDTVIPDVERAILSMHNINLLGLRGQAKTRIARMMVNLLDEYIPYIPGTDLNDDPLAPLSRVAKDIVEEKGDSTPVAWMHRSERYTEKLATPDVSVADLIGDVDPIKAATLKLPYSDERVIHFGLIPRSHRGIFVINELPDLQARIQVALFNILQEGDIQIRGFKLRLPLDIQFVFTANPEDYTNRGSIVTPLKDRIDSQIVTHYPKSLETGQKITEQEAHVKPEQKGMVRTNQLVKTLIEQIAFEARESEYVDSKSGVSARMTISAYESLLSAAERRALLNSEKDTYVRISDLYGVVPAICGKVELVYEGEVEGPVIVAQNLIGKAIRTQFLNFFPNPEKAKKSKRNPFAKITDWFGANNEMDLMSDMTNREYEARLKTIEGLDDFVDEFTARLPKEEKLFMMEFALHGMAEYSLIGKQALDKGTHFKDLVSSMFSGPGAEDDDDDTYGFDFDDDDDDDNGKPF